CGCCGCTGGTGTTGGGCAACAGCAGGTATTTATCGCGGTCGATATGGTTGAGCAGGTCATCCTGTTGGTCGTCAATGTTGACGCGGCGCAGGGCCACGGTGACGATTTCCGCACCGGAGGCGGCAATGGTTTCCGCCATCTGTTGATTTGAGGCAAATTTCCCGGTGCCGACCATCAGCCGGGAACGGAAGGTGCGACCGGCAATTGTCAGTTGGTCCATGGTTCATACCCTTTCTCGTGGCGAACGTCTGTTTCGTCACGGATAAATAAAATTGCAGACGAGATCGTTTCAGAAGAATGGAAGGTTAGCCCCCACCGACGAAATTGACGATCTCGATCACATCCCCTTCGTGCAGGGCAATTTCCGCGAGTTGTTCACGCGCCAAGATGTCGCGGTTGTATTCCACGGCAATGCGCGCCGCATCCAGTCCCATATCGTTGATCAGGTCGGCGAGAGTCTGACCTTCAGTGACGGTGTGGGATTGGTTATTGACGGTGATGTTCATGCGATGAATCCTCCT
This region of uncultured Desulfuromonas sp. genomic DNA includes:
- the thiS gene encoding sulfur carrier protein ThiS, which gives rise to MNITVNNQSHTVTEGQTLADLINDMGLDAARIAVEYNRDILAREQLAEIALHEGDVIEIVNFVGGG